One genomic region from Arthrobacter sp. YN encodes:
- the galU gene encoding UTP--glucose-1-phosphate uridylyltransferase GalU, with the protein MRKAVIPAAGLGTRFLPATKAMPKEMLPVVDKPAIQYVVEEAVRAGLTDVVMITGRNKRALEDHFDREPFLEQTLAAKGDHAKLAAVQESSSLADLHYLRQGDPKGLGHAVLRARAHVGNEPFAVLLGDDLIDEQDSILDEMARVQELTGGSVVALMEVDPEQISAYGCADVASSEVDGSLRILGLVEKPEPIHAPSNLAIIGRYVLHPRIFDVLEQTPPGRGGEIQLTDALQTLAVSDGEGSGVYGVVFRGRRFDTGDKLSYLKAVMTVALEREDTGPGLREWLEEVITPVA; encoded by the coding sequence ATGCGTAAAGCTGTCATACCCGCTGCAGGACTCGGTACACGATTCCTGCCCGCTACCAAGGCGATGCCGAAGGAAATGCTCCCCGTGGTGGACAAACCCGCCATCCAATACGTCGTCGAAGAAGCCGTACGGGCGGGCCTGACCGACGTCGTTATGATCACCGGTCGGAACAAACGGGCCTTGGAAGACCACTTCGATCGTGAACCATTCCTCGAGCAAACGCTTGCAGCCAAAGGAGACCACGCCAAGCTTGCAGCAGTCCAGGAGTCATCCTCGTTGGCCGACCTCCACTACCTTCGCCAAGGCGATCCAAAAGGACTGGGCCATGCGGTTCTGCGCGCCCGGGCACACGTCGGCAATGAGCCTTTCGCCGTGCTCCTCGGGGATGACCTCATCGACGAACAAGACAGCATCCTTGACGAAATGGCCCGTGTCCAGGAATTGACCGGGGGCTCAGTGGTGGCGCTGATGGAGGTCGATCCGGAGCAGATCAGCGCCTACGGTTGCGCCGATGTTGCCTCCAGCGAAGTTGACGGGTCTCTCAGGATCCTTGGCCTCGTGGAAAAACCCGAACCCATCCATGCCCCCTCGAATCTTGCCATCATCGGCCGCTATGTCCTGCACCCCCGCATCTTTGATGTCCTCGAGCAAACTCCGCCAGGGCGTGGAGGGGAAATTCAATTGACGGATGCCCTGCAGACCCTCGCAGTCTCCGACGGTGAGGGCTCCGGCGTGTACGGCGTGGTCTTCAGAGGCCGCCGCTTCGACACCGGCGACAAACTCAGCTACCTCAAAGCCGTCATGACGGTCGCCTTGGAACGTGAGGACACGGGACCCGGGCTACGCGAATGGCTCGAAGAGGTAATTACTCCTGTGGCATGA
- a CDS encoding AMP-binding protein yields the protein MHPLVSAIHEVAKRDPGKAALRWKCNDFPYAAVDRQINTRALAMQLKGVRAGELVAFEATPGPETIVSMAALWALGATGFPIQTAAEGPLPGQAILEGATGFIHPEGDYIKAAAAGNEPPLPASLWLHQGSGARAIVVKEHHFSDVLEGAEKRFSLSSRTVLGLTNIGQPGSMIDLWAVLAAGGTVDLLNDHETLTPDCLFQHLRETEADLLIVPSALPQRLGDSSGAVFAQFRDVIVTEPLDNPSRTVLADAFPCAIFHQWDTSSGVEAMNDNCPADFVAGNDYNHHHDLKDPHA from the coding sequence ATGCATCCCCTCGTTTCAGCCATTCATGAGGTTGCCAAGCGCGACCCGGGCAAGGCCGCCCTTCGGTGGAAATGTAATGACTTCCCTTACGCGGCTGTGGACAGGCAGATCAACACCCGGGCCTTGGCCATGCAACTTAAAGGCGTCCGGGCCGGTGAGCTTGTAGCCTTCGAAGCCACGCCGGGCCCGGAAACGATTGTCTCCATGGCCGCGCTCTGGGCCCTCGGAGCCACCGGATTTCCAATCCAGACAGCAGCTGAAGGACCCTTGCCCGGGCAAGCGATCCTTGAGGGCGCTACCGGCTTCATACACCCTGAAGGGGACTACATCAAAGCTGCCGCTGCCGGGAACGAACCACCCCTCCCAGCTTCCCTGTGGCTGCACCAGGGCAGTGGTGCCCGGGCGATCGTCGTAAAGGAACATCACTTCAGCGATGTACTGGAAGGGGCTGAAAAGAGGTTCAGCCTCTCATCGCGTACAGTGCTCGGACTAACGAACATCGGGCAGCCTGGTTCAATGATCGATCTATGGGCGGTTCTTGCCGCAGGCGGAACAGTCGATCTTCTCAACGATCACGAAACGCTGACCCCCGATTGCCTGTTTCAGCACCTTCGCGAAACCGAAGCCGACCTCCTGATCGTCCCTTCTGCCTTGCCGCAGCGACTCGGGGACTCCTCCGGTGCCGTGTTCGCCCAGTTCAGGGACGTCATTGTCACCGAGCCCCTCGATAACCCCTCCCGCACCGTCCTCGCAGACGCTTTCCCGTGCGCCATCTTCCACCAATGGGACACCTCCTCTGGCGTCGAGGCAATGAACGACAACTGCCCCGCGGACTTTGTCGCCGGGAATGACTACAACCATCACCACGATCTGAAGGACCCTCATGCGTAA
- a CDS encoding LLM class flavin-dependent oxidoreductase, which translates to MRLSVLDQSPIAEGKSKAEALRETISLARAAEEDGYHRFWLAEHHDSPGFAGTTPSLMAMAVLEATKGISVGSGGVLLGLHEPWQVAECFEILAALHPGRVNLGVGRAGSGGSGTFNEKIIELHARLGLMPGTKGRDDLDIWLLGAGTGSAPLAAAIGAGYAHAHFLNTGSGRTALAHYRENFQPAAVRHDPESILAIRVIAATTDAEAQELANPVRLWRARKDLGLDRPFPVSTKPASWSSEEIRRSENNETRLIVGAADDVAHQLDALAGDLGVEELMISTPVPRLEDRINSNRLLARAIARSSTPAESALLEEEGARNASPRFSHS; encoded by the coding sequence ATGAGACTCTCAGTCCTGGACCAGTCCCCCATCGCCGAGGGCAAAAGCAAAGCTGAGGCACTTCGCGAAACCATCTCCTTGGCCCGCGCGGCCGAAGAAGACGGCTACCACCGCTTCTGGCTCGCCGAACACCACGACTCCCCCGGTTTTGCCGGCACCACGCCTTCCTTGATGGCTATGGCCGTTTTGGAGGCAACCAAGGGGATCAGCGTCGGCTCCGGCGGCGTCCTGCTGGGCCTGCACGAACCCTGGCAAGTCGCTGAATGCTTCGAAATCCTGGCCGCCCTGCATCCGGGTCGGGTGAACCTCGGAGTCGGCCGGGCAGGGAGCGGCGGGAGCGGCACCTTCAATGAAAAGATCATCGAACTGCATGCCCGACTGGGCCTGATGCCCGGAACGAAAGGGCGGGACGACCTGGACATTTGGCTGCTGGGTGCCGGCACCGGCTCAGCGCCTCTGGCCGCCGCCATCGGTGCCGGATACGCCCACGCCCACTTCCTCAACACGGGAAGCGGCAGAACCGCGCTTGCCCACTATCGGGAGAACTTTCAGCCCGCCGCGGTGCGGCACGACCCCGAGTCCATTCTTGCGATTCGCGTCATCGCCGCCACCACTGACGCTGAGGCACAAGAACTCGCCAACCCGGTGCGGCTCTGGAGGGCCCGGAAAGACCTGGGGCTGGACCGACCTTTCCCGGTCAGCACCAAACCTGCGAGCTGGTCCTCGGAGGAAATCCGCCGTAGCGAAAACAACGAAACCCGGCTGATCGTCGGGGCTGCGGACGACGTCGCCCACCAGCTCGACGCCTTGGCCGGGGACCTCGGCGTAGAAGAACTGATGATCAGCACGCCTGTGCCCCGGCTGGAGGACCGAATCAACTCCAATCGGCTCCTCGCCCGCGCCATCGCCCGGTCATCGACGCCAGCCGAGAGCGCGCTCCTCGAAGAGGAAGGGGCAAGAAATGCATCCCCTCGTTTCAGCCATTCATGA
- a CDS encoding alpha/beta hydrolase fold domain-containing protein, with protein MTSDTSARPGAAYLREKRPDVPWTDTFVQGADGADIRLRIYEPVDCPSVTLVWAHGGSWTRGSVDGWHEACTALASLGTARIVSVGYRLAPRWLHPTAVMDIAAATLWARKSYSHPILIGGDSAGGTLAAGAALWFRDNGLPLEGQVLAYPPLDPECTAASYHESRSFPPRSLLLDAWGEYAGSDKELRGRLYLSPLHAAKLTGLCPVSLLVGTTDPVRDDVEQFAVRLKEASVPVDLAVSPVVAHGQFLDGSPANPVHRWIQTRLSLPNSQPTTTDGETR; from the coding sequence ATGACTTCAGATACTTCTGCACGGCCCGGCGCCGCGTACCTCCGCGAAAAACGGCCTGATGTCCCCTGGACGGACACGTTCGTGCAGGGGGCGGACGGGGCAGACATCAGATTGCGCATATATGAACCGGTGGACTGCCCCTCCGTAACATTGGTGTGGGCGCACGGCGGCAGCTGGACCCGCGGTTCGGTCGACGGCTGGCATGAAGCGTGCACCGCATTGGCATCCCTTGGCACCGCAAGGATCGTCAGCGTGGGCTACCGGCTCGCTCCCCGATGGCTGCACCCGACCGCTGTCATGGACATTGCAGCAGCAACCCTCTGGGCGCGGAAGAGCTACTCTCATCCAATCCTGATCGGCGGAGACAGCGCCGGTGGAACGCTGGCCGCTGGCGCCGCCCTCTGGTTCCGGGACAACGGCCTCCCACTGGAGGGGCAAGTCCTTGCCTACCCGCCTCTGGACCCCGAGTGCACTGCAGCCTCCTACCACGAATCCAGATCCTTCCCGCCCCGGTCGCTGCTGCTCGATGCTTGGGGAGAGTATGCCGGCTCGGACAAAGAGCTGCGGGGACGGCTGTACCTTTCACCGCTGCACGCCGCCAAACTCACTGGGCTCTGTCCGGTTTCGCTCCTCGTCGGCACCACCGACCCGGTGAGGGACGACGTCGAGCAGTTCGCCGTACGGCTGAAAGAAGCATCGGTGCCCGTCGACCTGGCCGTGAGCCCTGTTGTCGCCCATGGACAGTTTCTGGACGGCTCACCAGCGAATCCGGTCCACCGCTGGATCCAGACCCGGCTGAGCCTTCCAAACAGCCAACCCACTACGACTGATGGAGAAACAAGATGA
- the wecB gene encoding non-hydrolyzing UDP-N-acetylglucosamine 2-epimerase has product MKTIGIIFGTRPEAVKFAPIIHALAQDPRFRPVLISTGQHREMLDSTLEEFGITPDVELRIMKEQQTLSQVTHRILEGLCSGDHMEGLDAVMVHGDTATTLAGALAALHRSVPIIHVEAGLRSGNNYSPFPEEVNRKLVAQIAALHLAPTPGNSANLIREGVREHSIVVTGNTIVDALQWGMNNLRGYGEPSLSDLDHDPRKVILSTTHRRESHGRPMREIATALADIARRREDVRIVVPLHLNPKVREVMVPVLNGIPNVDMVDPLPYLSFCRLLQRSDLILSDSSGAEEEGPALGKPTLVLREITERSESILTGSSRLVSRNRGQIVHEVERLLDDPNAYMEMATAINPYGDGKATERTIAAVAHYFRLGPAAMPFVPGADFVPTPTRTAA; this is encoded by the coding sequence ATGAAAACCATTGGAATTATCTTCGGTACACGACCCGAAGCTGTGAAGTTCGCCCCCATCATCCACGCCCTGGCCCAAGACCCCCGTTTCCGTCCAGTCCTGATCTCTACCGGCCAGCATCGGGAAATGCTGGACAGCACGCTGGAAGAGTTCGGCATCACCCCTGATGTTGAGCTGCGCATCATGAAAGAACAGCAAACCCTCTCCCAAGTGACCCACCGGATCCTGGAAGGACTCTGCTCCGGAGACCACATGGAGGGCCTTGACGCCGTCATGGTCCACGGTGACACCGCCACCACCCTCGCCGGCGCCCTGGCTGCTCTGCACCGTTCCGTGCCCATCATCCACGTCGAAGCCGGGTTGCGTAGCGGGAACAACTACTCGCCGTTCCCGGAAGAGGTGAACCGGAAGCTCGTTGCACAGATCGCTGCGCTGCACCTGGCACCAACGCCGGGTAACAGCGCCAATCTCATTCGTGAAGGCGTCCGGGAACACTCAATCGTGGTCACCGGTAACACGATCGTTGATGCCCTGCAGTGGGGAATGAACAACCTTCGTGGCTACGGGGAACCGTCTTTGTCCGATCTCGATCACGATCCCCGGAAGGTGATCCTGTCCACCACGCACCGGCGTGAAAGCCACGGCCGCCCCATGAGGGAGATCGCCACGGCACTGGCAGACATCGCGCGGCGCCGTGAAGACGTCCGCATCGTTGTTCCACTGCACCTGAACCCAAAGGTACGCGAAGTCATGGTTCCGGTCCTGAACGGCATCCCCAACGTGGACATGGTTGACCCGCTTCCATATCTAAGCTTCTGCAGGCTCTTGCAGCGCAGTGACCTGATCCTCTCGGACAGCTCAGGCGCTGAAGAAGAAGGCCCGGCTTTGGGCAAGCCGACCCTGGTTCTGCGTGAAATCACCGAACGCAGCGAATCGATCCTGACCGGAAGTTCGCGCCTGGTCAGTCGAAACCGGGGACAGATCGTCCACGAAGTCGAACGACTGCTTGATGATCCGAATGCCTACATGGAGATGGCCACAGCCATCAACCCATACGGTGACGGCAAAGCCACCGAGCGGACCATTGCCGCCGTCGCCCATTACTTCCGGCTGGGCCCGGCCGCCATGCCGTTCGTTCCAGGCGCGGACTTCGTGCCGACACCGACGCGAACAGCGGCATGA
- a CDS encoding MFS transporter: MPLGLIALAVGGFGIGLTEFVILGLLPEVAADFAVSIPVAGHLVSGYALSVAVGGVLVTAATAALRPKNVLCALMVLFILGNLLSAVAGDYATMFAGRIVAALCHGAFFGIGAVLASQLVTPDRKARAISIMFAGLTIANVLGVPMGTFLGQQLGWRSTFWAITIVGVIALAGLIAYVPAQDAVERGPGQLRRELGAFTSGQVWLSVLVTVFGFGAMFGAFTYIAPMLTDLAGMPAGAVPWMLVIFGAGLFTGNIIGGKAADGNLDKSLLVLLSTLTVVLLAFTVTVHNPWAAAVTLFLLGAVGFATVPGMQTRVLSFAHRAPTLASGVNISAFNLGNAIGAYLGGTTIAAGLGLSSPIWVGAGLALIAVALMVAASLMLRRTDTSLSGIPETTSSLEPTRKVLS; this comes from the coding sequence ATGCCCTTGGGCCTGATCGCGCTCGCCGTAGGTGGGTTCGGGATCGGCCTCACAGAGTTCGTCATCCTGGGACTGTTGCCGGAAGTTGCGGCGGACTTCGCGGTCAGCATCCCGGTCGCCGGACACCTGGTTTCCGGCTACGCGCTCAGCGTCGCCGTCGGAGGGGTCCTTGTCACTGCAGCGACTGCGGCCCTGCGACCCAAAAACGTTCTGTGCGCCTTGATGGTGCTGTTCATTCTGGGGAACCTGCTCTCAGCGGTGGCCGGAGATTACGCCACCATGTTTGCAGGCCGGATTGTGGCGGCGCTGTGTCACGGAGCCTTTTTCGGGATCGGCGCCGTGCTTGCTTCACAGCTGGTCACCCCTGATCGCAAGGCCCGGGCCATCTCCATCATGTTCGCCGGGCTGACCATCGCAAATGTCCTCGGCGTTCCTATGGGTACGTTCCTGGGTCAACAGCTGGGATGGAGGTCCACCTTCTGGGCGATCACCATCGTGGGGGTTATCGCCCTGGCAGGGCTGATCGCCTACGTACCGGCGCAGGACGCCGTCGAACGGGGACCAGGGCAATTGCGTCGCGAGCTGGGGGCATTCACTTCTGGACAGGTTTGGCTGTCCGTCTTGGTTACCGTTTTCGGATTTGGGGCCATGTTTGGTGCCTTTACTTACATCGCGCCGATGCTTACAGACTTGGCCGGCATGCCCGCAGGGGCGGTGCCATGGATGCTGGTCATTTTCGGCGCAGGGCTGTTCACCGGGAACATCATTGGGGGCAAGGCCGCTGACGGGAACCTGGATAAGTCCTTGCTGGTCCTTTTGTCGACCCTGACCGTTGTTCTTCTGGCCTTCACCGTCACCGTTCACAACCCCTGGGCAGCAGCGGTTACCTTGTTCCTCCTCGGAGCAGTCGGGTTCGCCACCGTCCCCGGCATGCAGACCCGCGTACTGTCCTTCGCCCACAGAGCACCAACCTTGGCCTCCGGGGTCAACATCTCCGCGTTCAACCTCGGCAACGCCATTGGCGCTTACCTCGGCGGGACAACTATTGCCGCCGGGCTTGGACTGTCATCGCCCATATGGGTCGGTGCAGGACTCGCCCTCATCGCGGTGGCACTCATGGTGGCAGCTTCCCTGATGCTGCGCCGAACGGACACCTCCCTTTCCGGCATACCGGAGACCACATCATCACTCGAACCCACACGAAAGGTACTCTCATGA
- a CDS encoding FG-GAP repeat domain-containing protein, with translation MTSPAVPKTIPSLDVTEPAFGTETVTDFLRDGYWLEAADIDGDGKPDLVGYGLKVGEIYWYKNPTWEKKLVLDKIKEPVGMDFGDITGDGTTDLVVCYQLYGPGGTIHHADPDGGKIDWLENPGTPSEATENWKRHYVGRAIGMHRLRVGHFTRTDKIQIIGFPIVAVEDVHAVLPVVLFTPGDDPRAEWDKEIISDSDFRMIHGVAKKTGLIPGSPLDSILMASDEGVTWLYYDQDNSTWAWEHIGDGEESQFEKTTFKGSGDVDGGRIGDDPLAYVAAIEPFHGNTVAVYVRSGGDAEAAGWTRHLLDIYGDPNENGEGPGHTVMCRDFDGDGDDEFLIGLRGPDPWQGAYYYKAVDLAKGLFLKWKVSGESIARIVAGDFTGRGVEDFATISYSVQHYFVAPKAEITLHPNNTAQREGSI, from the coding sequence ATGACCTCACCCGCGGTCCCTAAGACCATACCCAGCCTGGACGTCACCGAACCGGCCTTCGGGACGGAGACAGTGACGGACTTCCTGCGTGACGGCTACTGGCTCGAAGCTGCGGACATCGACGGCGACGGCAAACCCGATCTCGTTGGCTACGGCCTCAAAGTTGGTGAAATCTACTGGTACAAGAACCCCACCTGGGAAAAGAAGCTGGTGCTCGACAAGATCAAAGAACCTGTCGGCATGGACTTCGGCGACATCACCGGCGACGGCACCACCGACCTGGTGGTTTGCTACCAGCTTTACGGTCCCGGCGGGACGATCCATCACGCCGACCCTGACGGTGGAAAGATCGACTGGCTGGAAAACCCCGGCACCCCATCCGAAGCCACCGAAAACTGGAAACGGCACTACGTCGGACGCGCCATCGGCATGCACCGCCTGCGCGTCGGCCACTTCACCCGTACCGACAAAATCCAAATCATCGGATTCCCTATCGTTGCCGTTGAAGACGTCCACGCCGTCCTACCCGTGGTGCTGTTCACTCCTGGTGATGATCCGCGAGCCGAATGGGACAAGGAAATCATCAGCGACTCCGACTTCCGGATGATCCACGGCGTCGCCAAAAAGACGGGACTGATTCCGGGGTCACCGCTGGATTCAATCCTCATGGCCTCCGATGAGGGGGTCACCTGGCTCTACTACGACCAGGACAACAGCACGTGGGCCTGGGAGCACATCGGCGACGGCGAGGAAAGCCAATTCGAGAAGACCACGTTTAAAGGCAGCGGAGACGTCGACGGCGGACGCATCGGCGATGACCCTCTTGCTTACGTCGCAGCCATCGAACCTTTCCACGGGAATACCGTCGCCGTGTACGTCCGCAGCGGGGGAGACGCCGAAGCCGCCGGCTGGACCCGGCACCTGCTGGACATTTATGGGGACCCGAACGAGAACGGTGAAGGCCCCGGCCACACCGTCATGTGCCGTGACTTCGACGGGGATGGCGACGACGAATTCTTGATTGGCCTGCGCGGTCCCGACCCCTGGCAGGGCGCTTATTACTACAAGGCCGTGGATCTGGCCAAAGGCTTGTTCTTGAAATGGAAGGTCTCCGGGGAATCCATTGCCCGGATCGTTGCGGGGGATTTCACCGGACGCGGCGTGGAAGATTTCGCCACCATCTCCTACTCGGTCCAGCACTACTTTGTTGCCCCCAAAGCCGAAATCACCCTGCACCCGAACAACACCGCCCAGCGTGAAGGATCCATCTGA
- a CDS encoding FAD-dependent oxidoreductase: MTTTEKPGIGRRFFMAGSAGTIAAASLAALGTANAPQAQALNDTATVPDGSVIKSGDSRYADLMTGNNQRFVSHPDYVRLITSTKDAEDAVREAVRTGKKVSVRSGGHCFADFVCNPSIQVILDVSPMNAVYYDKKMGAFAVEPGARLMNVYETLYKNWGVTVPGGICYSVGAGGHIAGGGYGLLSRSHGLVVDHLFAVEVVTVDARRKVRTVTATRDDKGELGDLWWAHTGGGGGNWGIVTKYWFRSPGTQGKNPSDQLVKAPSTVLVSAISLPWDQLDETKFRRLITNFGTWHEKYRQPGTPESHLSSLFNVSSKAHGSLGMFTQIDAAAPDAKGVMERYVAAILDGVAITAEPVEKPNGEIPAMPEFFKTREIPWLQATRLVGTDNPVITNPTSRGAHKSAYLNRKFTDDQIAVLYRQMSRPDFTNPNTMLVLFSFGGQVNAVAPDATANVQRQSAFKFCLQTFWPDAADDDFYLGWERETYEGMFKTTGGVPVPGDQLDGCYINYPDVDVASTDHNSSGVGWQTLYFKGNYPRLQRAKASWDPTNYFTHSLGIELPARSAS, from the coding sequence ATGACGACCACCGAAAAGCCCGGTATCGGGCGCCGGTTCTTCATGGCCGGTTCCGCCGGCACCATCGCCGCAGCCTCCCTGGCCGCCCTGGGGACAGCCAACGCCCCGCAAGCCCAGGCCCTAAACGACACCGCTACAGTGCCTGATGGTTCCGTCATCAAATCCGGGGACTCCCGCTACGCGGACCTCATGACGGGCAACAACCAGCGGTTCGTTTCACATCCCGACTATGTCCGGCTCATCACGAGCACCAAAGATGCCGAGGACGCCGTCCGGGAAGCGGTACGTACCGGCAAGAAGGTCTCGGTTCGAAGCGGCGGGCACTGCTTCGCTGATTTTGTCTGCAACCCCTCCATCCAGGTCATCCTCGACGTGTCCCCGATGAACGCGGTCTACTACGACAAAAAGATGGGCGCCTTCGCCGTGGAGCCCGGCGCGCGCCTGATGAACGTCTACGAAACGCTGTACAAGAACTGGGGCGTCACCGTTCCCGGCGGCATCTGCTACAGCGTCGGTGCCGGCGGCCATATAGCCGGCGGCGGCTACGGCCTCCTCTCACGCTCGCATGGCTTGGTGGTGGACCACCTCTTCGCCGTCGAAGTCGTGACTGTAGATGCCCGTCGTAAAGTCCGCACCGTCACCGCAACCCGTGACGACAAAGGCGAGCTCGGTGACCTGTGGTGGGCACACACCGGCGGGGGAGGCGGGAACTGGGGCATCGTCACCAAATACTGGTTCCGGTCTCCGGGCACACAGGGAAAGAACCCTTCCGATCAACTCGTCAAGGCCCCTTCCACCGTGCTGGTGAGCGCCATCTCCCTGCCTTGGGACCAACTGGACGAAACGAAGTTCCGGCGCCTCATCACCAACTTCGGCACATGGCATGAAAAGTACCGCCAACCCGGCACTCCGGAGTCGCACTTGAGCAGCCTGTTCAACGTCAGCTCCAAGGCCCACGGAAGCTTGGGGATGTTCACTCAGATTGATGCCGCGGCCCCGGATGCCAAGGGCGTCATGGAGCGGTATGTGGCGGCAATCCTTGACGGGGTCGCCATCACCGCCGAACCCGTGGAGAAGCCCAACGGGGAAATCCCGGCCATGCCGGAGTTCTTCAAAACCCGGGAAATCCCGTGGCTGCAAGCTACCCGCCTTGTCGGGACGGACAACCCGGTGATCACCAACCCCACCAGCCGCGGCGCCCATAAATCGGCCTATCTGAACCGGAAGTTCACCGATGACCAGATCGCTGTGCTCTACCGGCAGATGAGCCGGCCGGACTTTACCAACCCGAACACGATGCTGGTCCTGTTCTCATTCGGCGGGCAAGTCAACGCCGTCGCCCCCGATGCTACGGCAAACGTCCAGCGCCAATCAGCCTTCAAGTTCTGCCTCCAAACGTTCTGGCCGGATGCCGCCGATGACGACTTCTACCTTGGCTGGGAGCGGGAAACGTACGAAGGCATGTTCAAGACCACCGGTGGTGTACCCGTTCCCGGAGACCAGCTCGACGGCTGCTACATCAACTATCCCGACGTTGACGTAGCCAGCACGGACCACAACAGTTCGGGCGTTGGCTGGCAAACCCTTTACTTCAAGGGCAATTACCCCCGACTCCAGCGGGCCAAGGCCAGTTGGGACCCAACCAACTACTTCACCCACAGCCTCGGCATCGAACTCCCGGCGAGAAGTGCCTCATGA
- a CDS encoding acyltransferase family protein → MTAAVPEATTARPRLSKLPSLTGLRFFAALLVFFFHITLSNSPIPPNDPINPFADTELGSTLEWLVSKAGYVGVSFFFVLSGFLLAWASKPGEPKRQFWRRRLLKIFPNHLVMWLLSMVLFAAAINPPLGWISNLFLVNSFIPDAAVYVAVNPPSWTLNSELLFYMLFPLLMVPIRKIPGNRLWVWAWITVAAMIAVQLVTTYLIPATPVSALTPISEAQFWFGYIFPPARLFEFILGSILARIVLSGRWVPLKMWHTLVLCVAGYAAAMVVPFVYSFNVATIVPVAAIICTVATRDIAGHTGFLGSKPMVWLGNISFGFYLCQGVVIFYGRILLGNEVYPTPVAWLVVAGFFVATLLGGWALYALVEKPVMDRWARPRPKPVQPEPAQAAVTVG, encoded by the coding sequence ATGACCGCCGCGGTCCCCGAAGCGACTACCGCGCGACCGCGGCTTAGTAAGTTGCCCTCCCTTACCGGGCTTCGGTTCTTCGCCGCGCTGCTGGTGTTTTTCTTCCACATCACCTTGTCCAACTCACCGATCCCGCCGAACGATCCCATTAATCCGTTCGCCGATACGGAGCTCGGGTCCACCTTGGAATGGCTGGTCAGCAAAGCAGGATACGTGGGCGTGTCGTTCTTCTTCGTTCTGAGCGGATTCCTTCTGGCTTGGGCATCCAAACCAGGCGAGCCGAAACGACAATTCTGGCGCCGCCGGCTATTGAAGATCTTCCCCAACCATCTGGTGATGTGGCTGCTGTCGATGGTCCTGTTCGCCGCCGCCATCAACCCGCCGCTGGGCTGGATCAGCAACCTCTTCCTGGTGAACTCGTTCATTCCGGATGCGGCCGTCTACGTCGCGGTGAACCCGCCCTCATGGACGCTGAACAGCGAACTGCTCTTCTACATGCTGTTCCCGCTGCTGATGGTTCCGATTAGAAAAATCCCTGGCAATCGCCTCTGGGTTTGGGCCTGGATCACGGTCGCTGCCATGATCGCAGTTCAACTGGTCACCACTTACCTGATCCCCGCGACCCCCGTCTCGGCCCTGACACCGATTTCCGAGGCACAGTTCTGGTTCGGGTACATCTTCCCGCCCGCCCGGCTGTTCGAATTCATTCTGGGCTCTATCCTGGCCCGAATCGTTCTCTCCGGGCGCTGGGTACCTTTGAAGATGTGGCACACCCTTGTTCTCTGCGTGGCAGGCTACGCAGCGGCCATGGTCGTCCCGTTTGTGTACTCCTTTAATGTGGCCACCATCGTTCCGGTCGCGGCGATCATCTGCACCGTCGCAACCCGCGACATCGCTGGCCACACAGGCTTCCTCGGTTCCAAACCCATGGTCTGGCTGGGAAACATCTCCTTCGGCTTCTACCTGTGCCAGGGAGTCGTGATCTTCTACGGCCGCATTCTGCTGGGCAACGAGGTGTACCCGACACCCGTCGCCTGGCTGGTGGTCGCCGGCTTCTTCGTGGCCACATTGTTGGGTGGGTGGGCCTTGTACGCCCTCGTGGAAAAGCCCGTCATGGACCGCTGGGCCCGCCCCAGGCCAAAACCGGTTCAGCCGGAACCGGCTCAGGCCGCTGTCACCGTGGGCTAG